A genome region from Solirubrobacter pauli includes the following:
- a CDS encoding VirB4 family type IV secretion system protein codes for MTRTRTLGDVLPIAAIEPDGLMVTSEATYVRLLECQDVLHPRAGGASHREALRDRLSRLAARLPSGQGLQVIVEAEPVEPDTALERDWNEIRAATSSVDADRRMAMERLGYALEQTLRRSAPAVDAARLRWTIAIRHAPTELRQRIARPSRRNARVLPLRAHERAAAESARLADSLAADLTAAGCRVEALDAQGALTALARCIDPTTAGTDHRPARVLATADPIDALRHRHDTLRSIAGDVELQVRRDWMHRAVGDHHEVEAVLHLAGPPAETSVWWLLALLEVPPPWRLAVHVTATDRVAQRRRYRLRHKRLWADLRRRERDGKLISEEAYEQEREAAEIDAELRTSGASGLYDVSAYQAIRRPADEAEDLAELVRLLGREFESYTDARLYQGRFLVEDSWVSTLPLAADRLGATRRFAQRNVADCLPLWSTSASSEAGVPLGYAVPGNTLERIDLFDPRYRTHVAVVTGASGSGKTVAVNMLLARNVSRGATGYIVDRSSSEDEDGSRRHAGHYEQLVALVPGARIIHYGAGARDAILCPWDTPDVANVPAAKVEFLVALHTLLIGDPSSSGPALAGLERTLLTRGIQTVYARCARSGELPRERLLYEELRRLAREQAADELDGDASVASELRRLAERLHPYIDDGPLAWLADRETTIERGAPLVLFDLAGLPDALAGPVILALVDFIDRDVARRRAQHLAGHSRDTGPWAGRAFVAIDEAWKPLLTPAAGAWLNEWARRTRHLACALLVISQHLADFANAQGRALLRNSVLRLIFHTAHDELAEARDALGLEDEDLEEIAALETRKGEYSTCLLDSEAHGRATVRIFLSDIEYWACSADPERDQPIRELALAESDGDAWRAMRLLCDPAWHQARAEELGEAA; via the coding sequence GTGACCCGCACGCGCACGCTCGGCGACGTCCTGCCCATCGCAGCGATAGAGCCCGATGGGCTGATGGTCACCAGCGAAGCCACGTACGTGCGCCTGCTCGAGTGCCAGGACGTCCTTCACCCGCGCGCCGGCGGGGCCTCTCATCGCGAAGCGCTGCGCGACCGCCTGAGCCGACTGGCCGCGCGGCTCCCCTCCGGCCAAGGACTTCAGGTCATCGTCGAAGCTGAGCCCGTCGAGCCCGACACGGCCCTGGAGCGTGACTGGAACGAGATCCGTGCCGCGACGTCGAGCGTCGATGCGGACCGCCGCATGGCGATGGAGCGGCTTGGCTACGCCCTTGAACAGACGCTGCGTCGAAGCGCGCCTGCCGTGGACGCGGCACGGCTCCGTTGGACGATCGCCATCCGTCACGCGCCTACGGAGCTGCGGCAGCGAATCGCGCGTCCGAGCCGTCGAAACGCGCGCGTGCTGCCACTGCGAGCGCACGAGCGGGCGGCCGCCGAATCCGCCCGGCTGGCCGACTCTCTGGCTGCGGACCTGACCGCAGCGGGCTGTCGCGTAGAAGCGCTCGACGCCCAGGGCGCGCTTACCGCGCTCGCGCGCTGCATCGATCCCACGACAGCCGGCACCGATCACCGCCCAGCACGCGTCCTGGCGACGGCCGACCCCATCGACGCGCTTCGGCATCGGCACGACACGCTGCGCTCGATCGCCGGCGACGTCGAGCTGCAGGTACGCCGCGACTGGATGCACCGTGCCGTCGGCGATCACCACGAGGTGGAAGCCGTCCTGCACTTGGCCGGTCCGCCGGCTGAGACCAGCGTCTGGTGGCTCCTTGCCCTCCTTGAGGTGCCGCCGCCCTGGCGGCTGGCGGTGCACGTCACGGCGACCGACCGAGTGGCCCAGCGGCGTCGCTATCGCCTACGGCACAAGCGGCTGTGGGCAGATCTGCGCCGGCGGGAACGCGACGGCAAGCTCATCAGCGAAGAGGCTTACGAGCAGGAGCGGGAAGCGGCAGAGATCGACGCTGAGCTGCGTACGTCGGGCGCAAGCGGCCTCTATGACGTCAGCGCCTACCAAGCGATACGTCGGCCCGCCGATGAAGCCGAGGACCTTGCCGAGCTGGTCCGCTTGCTCGGACGCGAGTTCGAGAGCTACACCGACGCTCGCCTCTACCAGGGTCGCTTTCTCGTCGAGGACTCATGGGTCTCGACGCTTCCGCTCGCAGCCGATCGGCTCGGCGCCACACGTCGCTTCGCACAGCGCAACGTCGCCGACTGCCTGCCGCTGTGGTCGACGAGCGCGTCCAGCGAGGCCGGAGTGCCGCTGGGGTACGCCGTGCCAGGCAACACGCTCGAGCGAATCGACCTCTTCGACCCGCGGTATCGCACGCACGTCGCGGTCGTGACCGGGGCCTCTGGCTCCGGTAAGACCGTCGCGGTCAACATGCTCCTGGCCCGTAACGTCTCGCGCGGCGCGACCGGGTACATCGTCGATCGCTCCTCAAGTGAGGACGAAGACGGGTCGCGGCGACACGCGGGGCACTACGAGCAGCTGGTTGCGCTCGTCCCGGGTGCGCGCATCATCCACTACGGCGCGGGCGCGCGTGACGCGATCCTCTGCCCGTGGGACACGCCGGATGTCGCGAATGTTCCGGCGGCCAAGGTCGAGTTCCTCGTCGCTCTGCACACGCTGCTGATCGGCGATCCGTCGTCGAGCGGGCCAGCGCTCGCCGGCCTCGAGCGCACGCTGCTGACCCGCGGCATCCAGACCGTCTACGCCCGCTGTGCTCGGTCGGGCGAGCTGCCACGCGAGCGTCTCCTCTACGAGGAGCTGCGGCGCCTCGCACGCGAGCAAGCTGCCGACGAGCTCGATGGCGACGCGAGCGTCGCGTCTGAGCTGCGGCGGCTCGCCGAGCGGCTCCATCCCTACATCGACGACGGCCCGCTGGCGTGGCTCGCTGATCGCGAGACGACGATCGAGCGGGGTGCGCCGCTCGTCCTCTTCGATCTCGCGGGGCTGCCCGACGCCTTGGCCGGACCCGTGATCCTCGCGCTCGTCGACTTCATCGACCGCGACGTCGCCCGCCGACGTGCCCAGCACCTCGCCGGCCACTCACGGGACACGGGACCTTGGGCAGGCAGGGCGTTCGTCGCGATCGATGAGGCGTGGAAGCCGCTCCTGACGCCGGCCGCCGGCGCGTGGCTCAACGAGTGGGCCCGGCGGACTCGCCATCTCGCGTGCGCGCTTCTCGTCATCAGCCAGCACCTCGCCGATTTCGCCAATGCACAAGGCCGTGCGCTGCTGCGCAACTCAGTTCTCCGGCTGATCTTCCACACTGCCCATGACGAGCTCGCCGAGGCGCGCGACGCCCTCGGACTCGAGGACGAGGACCTCGAGGAAATCGCAGCGCTTGAGACCCGCAAGGGCGAGTACTCCACCTGCTTGCTCGACTCGGAAGCGCACGGCCGCGCGACCGTCCGCATTTTCCTATCGGACATCGAATATTGGGCCTGCAGCGCGGATCCCGAGCGCGACCAGCCC